The following DNA comes from Dysgonomonadaceae bacterium PH5-43.
ATATCTTCTTAAAAAGTCGTATATCAAACGTTAGGTCGCTAATAAGATGAAGAGATGCATAAGCTTTTTTTCTGTGGAATATAAAAAATCGGATAAGAGTTATGTCGTGGCAATGTATAACGTTGGGCTTTATATCTCTTATTGTTTTATTAATTTTCTGAAAAGCTTTTAAGAAGGTAATCTTCCCAGACCCTTTTTTTCTGATATATATAATGTTTACTCTTTTGTCTATTTCTTCAATTAGAGTGTTATCTATTTGATCATCAACAATCATTAGGTGAATGGTATGTTCTTGACATTGTTTGTTTACAATATCAATCAACATAGATTCTCGTCCGCCTCTTTTGTTAAAGGTGTAAGTTGAGTGTAATATATTCATACGGCTTTAGACTTGATTAATTATTTACGTTTAAAAAGCCAAGGCGCATAAAACTTCAAGCTTTCTTTGTATGTTTTTAATACCGATTTATCCCAGATGTTAGCTCCGTGTTTAAGCAGTGTTTTTCTTATATCTGTTAAGAATTTTACATTGCCAGTATTCGATTTTGTTTCTTCCCAATCGCGTAATGCTCCTAAAGCAGTATTGCCCACCTCTATTATTGGTTTGTACTCTAACAGGCGTAACCATAGGTCTAAATCCATACAATAATATAAATCTTCATCTAAGTAGTTTATTTTATCTAAGATTTCTTTACTGTAAAAAGACGTAGGTTGAATTACAAAATAGTGAGTTTTTAATAGATGCTTTCGGCTGGGTATCTTAAAATTCCAAGTTTTTAGGTAGTTGCCTTTACTGTCGATAAAATCTAACTTTGAATTATAGTAAACCGCACCATCGGGTTCGGCATTATATTTTTCAACTAACTTTTCAACACAATCAGGATATAAAACATCATCGGAGTTTATCCAACCTAATAAAGTGCCAGTTGCTAATTTGAAACCTTTGTTGATAGCATCACTTTGTCCTTTGTCTTTCTCGTGTATAACGATGTCGATTTTATCTCTGTACCTATCTACAATCTCCATAGTATTGTCGGTCGAGCCTCCGTCTACTACAATGTATTCTATGTTTTTATAAGTTTGATTGAGTACCGATTTAATTGTATGTTCAATAAACTGTCCTTGGTTATAAGACGGTGTTATTATCGATACTTTTATGTTCTTGTTCATAATTTATCTTTTTTATTGTTGTGTACGCCAAAACAGGCAGTACAAAAGTCATTGCTTGCACTAAGTTTTCGGAGAAAAAAGAAGTCCCGAAAGACAATACTAAATAGGCGAAACTTGCTAATGCGTATTTTGTTTTTCTGTGTTTATAGAAGAAAACTGCAAGATAGGCATATATTAATAGTAGAGTTAACGAACCTACATATCCGAAATGCAAAAGCATAGAAGAGTAGGAGATGTCGGGCGAGTGTATTTGCTCAATCTCGTTAGTTATTTTCCCTATTAATCCTAACCTAAACTCTAAACTTCGGGCACAAGGGGAGTAGTCCGAAAATAATCCTATTCCTAAAACAGCATACATAGGTTTTTGGGATACATATAAATGCCTTTCTCCTAAATGAGCAACCCGATAAGCAAAGGTTGACTCTCCATCGAAACTGAAATCGCCAGACATAACCATTTCAGCTATATCTTCTGAAAGTACTATTTGTATGTCGTTGTATGTTTTTGATTTCATAAATTTACCACCAAAGTATATAGAACCAAAAAATACTAAAAAGCAAGCAAGCGTCAGTATTTGTATTTGTCTTAATCTTGGAAGAGTTACAATAAAGCTAACTATTAGAGCTACGGCAAAAGAAGAAAGTAAACTTCTATGAAATGCACCAATTAATGCGGCTACTAAAATAACTGTAGATACAAACTTAAACCAGCCTTTGTAGGGGTTGTTAAAGATTGCAATAAAGGTTAAGAAATACAACATAGATGGCTGGTTGTAGTATCTCATAATCTTTGTTCCTAAAATATAGGTAGATGTTTTTACGTCTCCAGCAAGAATAAAAGTATCGGTAAATATCTGCATCAGATAAAGTGTAGAGGTAGCTACTGTAATGGTAAATAGATACTTTATTAATTCTTCAATCTGACTTAGTTTGAGTGTTCTGAATAGGAAATGTAAAGGTAAAAACAAGAAAGGTCGACATACTTTTAGTATTTCAAAAAAAGAAGCTCCTATGATGAATTTGCTATAAATAACTGCTATTGCTATAAAGCCTCCGAAAACCATCATACACTTTACTAAATTGTCTATCTTGAAAAAGTTTTTAGTAAATATTGTTTCTATAGCCAGTATAGCATAAAGAATTATAAGAGCATAGTCGGTGCCAACAGCTATAAAATTGAATTCGAAAGTTTCGAGTTGTATTAATTCAAAGCCGTTTGTGAGGAAAAAGAAAAATATCACTAAAGATATTACTTTGTATCCCCAAACATATAAGAAAATAGCAGTTGCAACTAATAGAATAAATACCATATTGTTTTTCCTTTAATATTATAGTGAATTATTTATTCCAAATACCTTTACCTTTATTGTTTATTAACTTCCGTAGTTGTATAGGTGCCCAAATCATTCTTGGTATATACACTAATATTGGGGCTATTACTATTCCTATGGTTCCGTATAAATCTCCAAGGAAAATGGCTACAGGGATAAACAATATAATTTCTAATACAGAACTATAAACTTGTAACTTAACCTTTCCTATGCCATTAAGGGGGTAAATGTTCATATTAAGCCAACATAACACGCAAGTATATACACATACACAAGCCGATAGAGAGAATGATATTTCAAGTACATTGTCGCTCTCCATCCAGTTATTAATCCAAATATGATACAGTATGGGAGATAAAAACAGAATAATTACCTCTAAGATAACATAAGCAATAAAGAGTTTATACATTGCTTTTACTGTTTTTGTCATCCAAACGCTATCTTGTTTGGCGTATGCATCGGTAAATGAAGCCCAAGTGGGGAATATAATTATATTCATTATGTTGTACAGTATGGCAAATAAGCGGAAAGTTGTGTTGAAGTAGGTAACTTCTGTAGGTCCTACGGCTCTTTGTATGAAAAAGGGTAGGGTGTAAGTTATTAGAAGTGCGGCTATTGACGCTATGAAGAATTTTATTCCTAAATTCATCATACTTTTTCCTACTCCTAAGTTTACGTATCTGAAAGATGGTCGCCACTGTTTGTATCTTGTTGCAAACATATAAATAGTAAATCCAAGACTTACAGCTATAGGACAAAAAAGAGTTACCAACCCTAAAGAAATCAAAGAGGGAGGAGTTGTTTTAGATAAAATAAAGATACCGATGAGTACGAATATCTGTCCGACTAAATCCATAACAGAACCAATAGCTGGTCTTTGGTCGGCAGCAGCAACCGATTTTAGTATGTTTAGAACGAAGTTCAGGCAAAAGAAAACAATAAATATTTTCACTAACCCAGATACTTCATCGGCATATATATCAGGTATTGCTCCTAATATTTTCATCCAATCGAGATGAGGGTTTATTAGTAAAAATAAAGCGAAAACAACAAGGCATATAATGCTTACTATGGCATACGTAGAACTAATGTATTTGCGAGCAAGTTCGTTATTGCCTGCGGCTTTAGCTTCGGCTACCTTGTTTTTCATACCATTGCCTAAGCCGATGTCGAACAGATACAGCCAAGTAACCAAAGAGTGAATAGTTAACCATATCCCATTACGTTCAGGATTGGCATATCCTATTGTAAGAGGAACAAGTATAACCGAGATAAGTATGGTTCCTCCCTTAATAATAAAGGATATGGCAATGTTCTTTTTCGCTAATATAGTTCGCTCGTTCCCTTTGCCAAAAAATGTATTTATCTTTTCTTTTATAAAAGACATTACTGCTTATTTTTCTTCTTTTTTATAAAAGACACTAAGTAAATAAGGACGATAGGAATAACACCACCTCCAAAAAATACTATCATTAAAGCAGTTGTCTTTAACGATGGCGATACTCTTTTGTTTACAATGTATGGTTCGTTTATTATTTTTAGTTTAGGCAAAATGTTAACGCCTTTTATAGCCGATTGTTCTCTCATTTCTAAAAGGAAAACATAAAGGTTTTGTTGAAGTCGTTGTTCTCTTTTAAGATTGATATAATCTTTTTCTATCTTAGGAACGTTTTTTAGTTTATCATTAAACTCGCTATCTTTTTTCTTAATGCTGGCTAAAGATATTTCAAGTCCTTCTTGAATATTTTTGACCGACTTAATAAGGTTGTTCCTTAACAGGTCAATCTGATTAGTTATCGAACCAATTACCGCACTTTGCCCGTTACTTTCTTTAAGCATATCGCTTCTTCTTATTAAGTGATTGTTGTAGTTTGTTATTGCAGAAGCTATACTTGCATCGTTTAGCACTAAGTTGAAAGGAATAAGAGAGTATTTATTGCTCTCGTTTTCTATATGATTTATTAATATGTTCGCAACGTCTAACTGTGTTTGAGCCTCTATTAATTTAGATTGTAATTCTCCTGATGAAGTTAAATAGTATTGAACGTCGGCTTCTATTTCGGTTAAGTTATAGCTTTCTTTGAATTGCTCTATACCTGTGTCGGCATTAAGGAGTAGACGTTCAACTTCGTTTAGTCTGTATTCGATGTATTCGGTTGTTTTGCGTGTAACCAAACTTTTGTCTTTTATCCATTCTGTGTTGTAAATGTTGATTAATTCTCTTAATAGTTTTTTTGCGAATACAGTGTTTTCTTCCGAATATTCTAAGTTTATTAAGTCAGAAGTTTTCTTCATAAAGTCGATGTTCATAGCTTCTTGGAAGAACTGAGCTACAACATCGTAGTTGTAATAAGAAATGATAAAATTAGAAGGGTAGCTATAGTTATCATAAAGAGGAGTTTTCTCAAAAGTATAATTACCCCATATTGTTTCTATTGTAGCAGGAAGTGATGCTACTTCAAAAGTACCCACTTTCTTTTTGCCTGCTTTCATCTTTATCTTTATTTTATCATCTTTTATATTTAACTTAAACTGTATCTTGGCGGTAATGGTATCATTCATCAAAGGGTCTACAACTAAGGCAATAGGTGAATGGTCGTATAGTTTAGTCTTTTTTATTCCTAAGAATGAAGATTCTTCATATATTTTATTTAGCTCGAAATTTTCAACGAGTTGTTTCATATTACCATGAGACCTTAACTTTATCGACTCGTCTTCTATGTTTTGAGAACCTCCACCAAATCCGAAAGAACTTAACAATGATGAGTTGCTTGAAATATTACCTCCAGTAAGCGATTCGTCGTCTCTTAAACTAACCTGAGCTTTTACACTCCAAACACGAGGTGCTGTTTTTAAGTAGATAATTCCTAAAACACCACATACGCCTAAGCTTATTACGAAATAAATCCAGTGTTTAAGAGCGTATTGTATCGCATCTATAATTTGTTCTTTTGTGCTTTTATTTTGAGTATCCATATTTATTATCCTTGTTTTATCTTGTTTTTATTTAGTGGCGATACTTATTACTGTTGCAATAACAGATACGGCAGAGAATATAACAGAAGCTAAAGATATGCTGAAGTTTTCGGCAGCTCCAAAGCGGCTGGCTTTCTTTTTAGTATCGTTAGGTTCTATATAAATTACGTCGTTTTGTTGAAGATAGAAGTAAGGAGAAGTGATGAAGTCAGACTTAGTTAGGTCGTAAGTATGAAATTCTTTCTCTCCATTATTATCACGTATTAATAAAATATTTTCTCTTTTACCATATATAGTAAGGTCACCAGCTGCTCCAATGGCATCTAATATCGAAAGGCGTTCATCGCCAGTGCTTATGGGTCCAGGTCTGTTTACTTCTCCTAATACAGAAACCTTGAATGATGCTATCTGAAGATTTATGATAGGATTGGCTATCTGAGTCGATATTTTTGCTTTTAATAAGTCGGTAGCCTCCGAACGTGTTAAGCCTTCTAATTTTACTAAGCCCAAAACAGGGAAGTCTATATATCCGTCTTTGTTTACTCTGTAGGTTTGCATGCCTGCCGATTGAACATTACCTCCGTCGGATAAGTAGTTTGTCATAGGTAGGTTAAACTGAGCCACCAGAGTTTGATCGAGTATTGGAGATGAAACAGTTATTCTTAACCTGTCGTTTGCTTTAATAGTGGGTTCGTAAGCGAAGTAAGCGTCATCTACACTTGTGATTTTTTCGTAATCTTGAAAGTAAGAAACGTTTTTAGGGGCAGATTTACAAGAGAGTAGTAAAATGCCAACCGACATTATTAAAATTAGTTTTAATTTCATATTGTTATATTAAGTAAGTTATATTCAAATTGCAAAGATATTCTTTTCTATAAAAAGAAACGAATAATACTGAAAAATAGTATAAGGGATTTCTTTTTTTTATACATTTGCAGAATGATTGACGTTTCTATATACATAACTTATTTATTAACAGAACACGAATGTGTGATTCTGCCTGATTTTGGTGCGTTTATAGTATCTGACAAAAAGAAGATATATAATTTGCAAGCAGAGCCTACAACTCCACCTGCCAAAGTGGTAAGCTTTAATTCGGATATAAATCATAACGATGGTTTGCTTATCACAACTATATCTAAATTGGAAAGAATAACATACAATGAAGCGTCTGATATAGTTAAGGGATATATATCAAACCTTATGTTGCAGATAGAACAATATAATAAGGTGACAATATCGTGGCTTGGTAAACTATCTTTATCCGAAGATAATAAAATTACATTTTCTCCATATGTACAGTTAAGTTGTAATGTTACAAACTTTGGGTTGAACGAATTCCATTTTCCTACTTTATCTGAAAAAAGAGAGGCAGAAAGTGCTGCTCTACTTGAAGAGATAAGCAATGATTTTGAATATCAACCCGAGCCAACGAGCCTGTTTAGGCGAGCGATTTCGGTAGTAGCCGTTGTTGTGGTGTTGTTTTTGGCAGCAATGCCATTAAATAAAACAATTAATGCCGATTCGCAATCGGCGAGCTTAATCAGTTTTAGTAATAGGATAGAGGCTATCGCCGAAAAACCTGTGGTTGAAGATGCGGTTGAGGCTGAAGAAGTAATGCCGATAGCCTCTGTTGTTGAGGTAGAAGAGCTGCCTAAACAAAATTTACGTTCTTACCATATAATAGTGTCGAGTTTACCTTCGCTTCAAGCAGCACAAAATAGTTTGAACGAATACAAAGAGTTAGGTTTTAATGAAGCAACAGTGGTAAGTTCAGGAGATAAAAATAGAATTTCGGTTAAAATGTTTAACAACAAGCAAGAAGCTGAAATTTATCTCGAACAATTCAGAGCCGACAATCCGAAATGTTCTAAAGCATGGCTGTTAAGTCAGAGAAACTAAAATAAATTCTTGTTAAGGCTTGCGATACAAAAACTTTATTGTACCTTTGCAGCCGCTAATACATTTTTTTAATTTAATAAATATTACAGATGGCAACTAAAATTAGATTGCAAAGACATGGTCGCAAAGGGTACGCGTTTTACCACATCGTGATCGCAGATAGCAGAGCTCCACGTGATGGAAGGTTTATTGAAAGGATTGGAACATACAATCCAAACACTAATCCTGCTACAGTAGATTTAAAATTTGATAGAGCTTTGTATTGGATACAAGTAGGGGCTCAACCTACAGACACAACAAGAAATATTCTTTCTGGCGAAGGAGTACTATTGAAAAAACACCTATTAGGTGGTGTTGCAAAAGGTGCTTTCACAGAAGCAGAAGCAGAAGTTAAATTCGAAGCTTGGAAGAAAGAAAAAACAAATGCTACAACAGCAACAGTAAGCAAACTTGCTGACGAAAAGACTAAAGAAGCTAAAGCTCGTTTAGAGGCAGAAAAAGCTGTAAACAAAGCTAAGGCAGATGCTTTGGCTGCAAAAAGAGCAGATGCTAAACTTCAAGAAGAAGAGGCAGCAGCCGCTGCGGCAGCAGAAGCAGCAGCAACTGTTGAAGAAGCTCCTGCAACGGAAGAAGCTCCAGCAGAAGAAACTCCTGCAACTGAAGCTTAATAGTTTTTTGTTAAAAGATAGAAAAGACAGTCCTAAAGGGCTGTCTTTTTTTGTCTCGCTATGTGAAAAACACTTTGATTATGTCTTTTTTCTTAAGATTATTAATTGTAGCAAAACTGATTTGAGAAATTTTACGGTGAAGGCAGGTGAAAAAGCTTGCCTTCACACTTTTCCTTTACTGCTCAATGAGTTGCAAAATGTGAAGGGTGAAAAATAAAACTCCCTGTAGAGCGTGCTAAAGCGCAAGTTAAATGATAAAAAAACAGACTGTATTTTTTGAAAAAGACACCGAGGTTTGAGGAGAAACACAGTCAGATTTTTTTGAAACAAAGTGAGATTATTTCTCCTTTTATATTTCATTTCATTATAAGTTGCGTAAGATTTTCTTCGTCGAATATTTCATTTGCAATATCAAATAGCAAGTCGGCATTAAGTAGGTCTAACTTGCGGTAAGTTTCGGATAAACTATCGTATTTGTTGAAATGAAGAAAGCTTTTACCCATATTTAGGGCTAAGTTTTCTTTGTTGTCGCGAGAAATGCCTAACTGACCTTTTAGTTGTTTTAGTGCAGCATTAAACTGAGATGATGTGAGTTTTGTGTCTCTTAGTCTTTTTAATTCCTTATGTATTAACGATAAGCAACGGTCTACGTTGTTGTGGTCGGAGCCGAAGTAAATGCTAAAAACACCAGAGTCGCTATATGAAGTAATACTTGATTCTACGGTGTAAACCAAGCCGTTCTTTTCTCTTAACTGTATATTTAAGCGACTATTCATACCAGGTCCTCCAAGTATGTTGTTTAGTAAGTATAAGCCAAGTCGTTTCTTGTCGTAGAAATCGTAACCACGACCACCTATCATTACGTGAGATTGATAAAGGTTATTGTTTACGAGTTTGTTTTCCGCTTTATTTATTTCAGGGGTAACTCTTTGTCTGTATGAGTTGCAAGTTGAGGTCTTGTTGGAAAAGTATTTGTTAGCCAAACGAATTATTTTGTTCAATGGAGTTTTACCGTGAAAGAAAAACACCATATTGTCGGGGCGATAAAATTCATTTACAAACTTAAGGCACTCAGTAGAGTTTATTTTATTTAAGCTTTCTTCTTCCCCTAATATATTGTGTCCGATTTCGTTGTTGGCGAATAATATATTTTCAAACTCGTCGTATATAAGCTCCGATGGATTGTCTTTATATGAATTTATTTCGTCGATTATAACTTCTCGTTCTTTGTCTACTTCTACTTGTGGAAACTGAGAGTTGAAAATAAGGTCTGATAGCAATTCTATAGCTCTTTCGGTATCTTCGTTAAGAGCTACTGCATAAAGAAAAGTTTCTTCTTTGGTGGTGTAGGCGTTTAGTTCTCCGCCAACATTTTCCATACGATTTATTATGTGCCACGATTTACGTTTCTCCGTTCCTTTAAATAAAGTATGTTCAACGAAGTGAGCTAACCCAAATTCTGATGGGGTTTTCTCGTCTCGGGTACCAGCATTAACAGCAAAGCCGCAATAAGCAACAGCCGATTGCGATGGTAGATATATTATTTTTAAGCCGTTGGATAAAGAAAAAGATTCGTATTCCATTGTTGAAAGATTAAAGGTGAAAAATAATTGTTATTTTATTTTTCACCTTTTCTGTTTTGTTGTTAAAACATAGAGTTTATATTTGTTGCTATTGAGGCAAATTCTTCGGGAGTGAACTTTTTTCTCGGATTAGAAAACGACATATCTGACTCGTTTGTTATAGGTATTAAATGAATATGGGCGTGGGGAACTTCCAGACCTATTACTGTAATGCCTATACGTTTGCAATCAATAGCTTTCTCCATTGCTTTAGCTACTTTTTTTGCAAATAGCATCATACCGGATAGAGAGTCGTTGTCTAAGTCGAAGATATAGTCTACTTCTTGCTTCGGAATTACTAATGTATGTCCTTCTGTTACGGGATTAATATCTAAGAATGCGTAAAAGTTTTCGTCTTCTGCAATCTTGTAGGAAGGTATCTCTCCTGCTATTATCTTACTGAATATTGTCATATAGATATATCCATTATTTCGAAACTTAGAACTCCAGAGGGAACAGTTATTTCGGCTACATCACCAACTTTTTTACCCATTAAACCTTTGCCTATTGGGGTGTTGATAGATATTTTACCAGCTTTAAGGTCTGCTTCAGATTCAGATACTAAAGTGTAGGTAACTGTTTGGTTGTTTTTAGTGTTGCGTATAGTAACCTTGTTTAATATCTGTACGCTGTCGGTTGAAATCTGACTTTCGTCTATCAGACGGGCTGTTGCTAATACGCTTTTAAGTTGAGCTATTTTAGCTTCTAAAATTCCTTGAGCTTCTTTTGCTGCATCATATTCAGCATTTTCAGAAAGGTCTCCTTTGTCTCGAGCTTCGGCTATTTGCTTAGTTATCGCAGGGCGTTGCTCTGATTCCAAAAAATTGATTTCTTCCAATAATTTTTCGTAACCTTCTTTAGTCATATAACTTACTGCCATAATCGTAATTTTTTAATTGTTATTATTGTATATAAAAAGAATTCCGGCCGTTCTGACCGGAACTCTGATGTTTCAAAAAGTTTTATTATTTTTCGTTCAATGCAAAAGTAGTGCTCTTTAAAGTAATAATCAAATTAAAAACGATGTTTTATAACATACATTTAACTATTATTATTCTTTGAGGTGTTTTTTCAATTCTGTTTCTAATTCGTGATAGTTTTCTATTCGACAAACAATGTCTCCTTTTTTGTTCATTATAAAAGAGGTTGGCAAATTAGATATGTTGTATGTTAACGCAATTTGAGAGTATACAGTATTGGGGTCGTGTACGCAAATCCAAGGAAGATTAACTGCTCCATTTTTCCATTTATGTCTATCTACGTCAAAAGATACTTGATATATTTCAATCCCTTTCTGTTTGTATTTGTCGTAAACGTTAGCTAATAACATATTGTGAGCAGGAGAAATATCTAATGAGTAAGCTGTGAAATCTATAATTGTAACTTTATTATCACAAACTTCTGACAAACGAATTTCTTTGTCGTTAATGCCATAAAGAGATATATCGTATAGGGTTTTGCTGCTTGTTCCTTCTACAATGCTTGGTTCTATAGTTTTAACTTCTCTTGAACTTGGTCTTGTAGTGAAGTATAGGTTTTTAAGTTGAGCAGCTCTTGGCGATTCGGGGTAATAAAGATTCCATACGTTGGCTATAGCGGCAAATAGTTTATTGTCGTTTTTATCGTAAGGATTAAATATTAAGAAATTATTTACTTGTTGAAACAATGCAAAGTAGGCGACCAGCGATTCAAAATCAGCATCTATGTATTCTTTGGCGGTCTCTTTGTAGTAGTTTATAACCTTGTAAGCCTTATCTTTGAAATCGTCGGGAGATATTTCTTTGTTGCTAAACTGTTCTGATAATATATTGTATTGTTTCTTAGTTTCTATCTGTAATAAAACAAGCTCTTTGATTTTGTTATTCTTATTGCCAGAATCTCCCTCTACATTATAGTTTGTAGCGAAAGAATTTGCATTGGCTGATATTTTAATTGTTTCTATACTGTCTACGGCGATGTTTATAATATGGTTACCTAAGCGTAAACGGTAAAAATCGGGGTAGGAAGGACGAGCAACCTTAAATCTAAAGTTGTCAGATTTAATTAAAACAGAGTCTATGATACTAATATTGGAAAGTCCTATGTGTTCGAGATATAAAGTGTCATTATCTTTTGAGCCTTCGACAGTACCCCAAATAGTGAATTCTTGTTTCTTATCGCAGGCATTAAAAATAAAAACCAAGGCGAATAAACATAAAAAAGGATATAAAATATTTGTCTTCATACATAAATACTTAAATAGAAGCGCAAAGATAATCTATTTCATTATTTTTTTCATTACCTTTGCTCGATTTTAAAAGGTAAAAAAATTTAGAAAGATTATTTATGATTAATCCAATTGTAAAAACAATTACATTAAGTGATGGACGTGCTATCACTTTAGAAACTGGAAAG
Coding sequences within:
- a CDS encoding tyrosine-protein kinase Etk/Wzc (product_source=KO:K16692; cath_funfam=3.30.1490.70; cog=COG3206; ko=KO:K16692; superfamily=47364; transmembrane_helix_parts=Inside_1_18,TMhelix_19_41,Outside_42_499,TMhelix_500_522,Inside_523_529), translating into MDTQNKSTKEQIIDAIQYALKHWIYFVISLGVCGVLGIIYLKTAPRVWSVKAQVSLRDDESLTGGNISSNSSLLSSFGFGGGSQNIEDESIKLRSHGNMKQLVENFELNKIYEESSFLGIKKTKLYDHSPIALVVDPLMNDTITAKIQFKLNIKDDKIKIKMKAGKKKVGTFEVASLPATIETIWGNYTFEKTPLYDNYSYPSNFIISYYNYDVVAQFFQEAMNIDFMKKTSDLINLEYSEENTVFAKKLLRELINIYNTEWIKDKSLVTRKTTEYIEYRLNEVERLLLNADTGIEQFKESYNLTEIEADVQYYLTSSGELQSKLIEAQTQLDVANILINHIENESNKYSLIPFNLVLNDASIASAITNYNNHLIRRSDMLKESNGQSAVIGSITNQIDLLRNNLIKSVKNIQEGLEISLASIKKKDSEFNDKLKNVPKIEKDYINLKREQRLQQNLYVFLLEMREQSAIKGVNILPKLKIINEPYIVNKRVSPSLKTTALMIVFFGGGVIPIVLIYLVSFIKKKKNKQ
- a CDS encoding O-antigen/teichoic acid export membrane protein (product_source=COG2244; cog=COG2244; pfam=PF01554; superfamily=81496; transmembrane_helix_parts=Inside_1_25,TMhelix_26_48,Outside_49_57,TMhelix_58_80,Inside_81_99,TMhelix_100_122,Outside_123_136,TMhelix_137_159,Inside_160_171,TMhelix_172_194,Outside_195_203,TMhelix_204_226,Inside_227_252,TMhelix_253_272,Outside_273_286,TMhelix_287_309,Inside_310_329,TMhelix_330_352,Outside_353_364,TMhelix_365_387,Inside_388_399,TMhelix_400_417,Outside_418_420,TMhelix_421_443,Inside_444_459), translating into MSFIKEKINTFFGKGNERTILAKKNIAISFIIKGGTILISVILVPLTIGYANPERNGIWLTIHSLVTWLYLFDIGLGNGMKNKVAEAKAAGNNELARKYISSTYAIVSIICLVVFALFLLINPHLDWMKILGAIPDIYADEVSGLVKIFIVFFCLNFVLNILKSVAAADQRPAIGSVMDLVGQIFVLIGIFILSKTTPPSLISLGLVTLFCPIAVSLGFTIYMFATRYKQWRPSFRYVNLGVGKSMMNLGIKFFIASIAALLITYTLPFFIQRAVGPTEVTYFNTTFRLFAILYNIMNIIIFPTWASFTDAYAKQDSVWMTKTVKAMYKLFIAYVILEVIILFLSPILYHIWINNWMESDNVLEISFSLSACVCVYTCVLCWLNMNIYPLNGIGKVKLQVYSSVLEIILFIPVAIFLGDLYGTIGIVIAPILVYIPRMIWAPIQLRKLINNKGKGIWNK
- a CDS encoding glycosyltransferase involved in cell wall biosynthesis (product_source=COG0463; cath_funfam=3.90.550.10; cog=COG0463; pfam=PF00535; superfamily=53448), which translates into the protein MNKNIKVSIITPSYNQGQFIEHTIKSVLNQTYKNIEYIVVDGGSTDNTMEIVDRYRDKIDIVIHEKDKGQSDAINKGFKLATGTLLGWINSDDVLYPDCVEKLVEKYNAEPDGAVYYNSKLDFIDSKGNYLKTWNFKIPSRKHLLKTHYFVIQPTSFYSKEILDKINYLDEDLYYCMDLDLWLRLLEYKPIIEVGNTALGALRDWEETKSNTGNVKFLTDIRKTLLKHGANIWDKSVLKTYKESLKFYAPWLFKRK
- a CDS encoding hypothetical protein (product_source=Hypo-rule applied; cath_funfam=2.30.29.30; transmembrane_helix_parts=Outside_1_3,TMhelix_4_26,Inside_27_45,TMhelix_46_68,Outside_69_82,TMhelix_83_105,Inside_106_132,TMhelix_133_155,Outside_156_174,TMhelix_175_194,Inside_195_200,TMhelix_201_218,Outside_219_221,TMhelix_222_239,Inside_240_245,TMhelix_246_263,Outside_264_365,TMhelix_366_388,Inside_389_394,TMhelix_395_417,Outside_418_450), giving the protein MVFILLVATAIFLYVWGYKVISLVIFFFFLTNGFELIQLETFEFNFIAVGTDYALIILYAILAIETIFTKNFFKIDNLVKCMMVFGGFIAIAVIYSKFIIGASFFEILKVCRPFLFLPLHFLFRTLKLSQIEELIKYLFTITVATSTLYLMQIFTDTFILAGDVKTSTYILGTKIMRYYNQPSMLYFLTFIAIFNNPYKGWFKFVSTVILVAALIGAFHRSLLSSFAVALIVSFIVTLPRLRQIQILTLACFLVFFGSIYFGGKFMKSKTYNDIQIVLSEDIAEMVMSGDFSFDGESTFAYRVAHLGERHLYVSQKPMYAVLGIGLFSDYSPCARSLEFRLGLIGKITNEIEQIHSPDISYSSMLLHFGYVGSLTLLLIYAYLAVFFYKHRKTKYALASFAYLVLSFGTSFFSENLVQAMTFVLPVLAYTTIKKINYEQEHKSIDNNTVL
- a CDS encoding polysaccharide export outer membrane protein (product_source=KO:K01991; cath_funfam=3.10.560.10; cleavage_site_network=SignalP-noTM; cog=COG1596; ko=KO:K01991; pfam=PF02563; transmembrane_helix_parts=Outside_1_240,TMhelix_241_263,Inside_264_265), whose protein sequence is MKLKLILIMSVGILLLSCKSAPKNVSYFQDYEKITSVDDAYFAYEPTIKANDRLRITVSSPILDQTLVAQFNLPMTNYLSDGGNVQSAGMQTYRVNKDGYIDFPVLGLVKLEGLTRSEATDLLKAKISTQIANPIINLQIASFKVSVLGEVNRPGPISTGDERLSILDAIGAAGDLTIYGKRENILLIRDNNGEKEFHTYDLTKSDFITSPYFYLQQNDVIYIEPNDTKKKASRFGAAENFSISLASVIFSAVSVIATVISIATK